The Anaerolineae bacterium region GACTCGATAGAAATAGATCGTATCAATATACTTAAGGCATCACTCATGTCGATGGCAATGTCTGTTGACAATCTTAACCCCCAACCGGATTATCTTCTTATTGACGGCAAATTCCGAATATCTTCAAACCTGCCACAGGAGCCGGTTATCAGAGGTGATTCTCTGAGCATCTCTATTGCCGCTGCCTCAATTATTGCCAAGGTAACCCGAGATCAGCTTATGGTGATATATCACAATTATTATCCGGAGTTTGAATTCGCCAGGCACAAAGGGTATCCAACCAAGGCTCATAAAGAGGCCATCAGGAAATTCGGCCCCTGTCCCATACACAGACGTAGTTTTAAGGGGGTT contains the following coding sequences:
- a CDS encoding ribonuclease HII; translation: MDSMKPDQWFFEKKSIEKGFATVAGIDEAGRGPLAGPVVSAAVILPSSFQVSGIKDSKKLTPGKRAYLYEKIYEHAISIGIGIVDSIEIDRINILKASLMSMAMSVDNLNPQPDYLLIDGKFRISSNLPQEPVIRGDSLSISIAAASIIAKVTRDQLMVIYHNYYPEFEFARHKGYPTKAHKEAIRKFGPCPIHRRSFKGVLS